A DNA window from Linepithema humile isolate Giens D197 chromosome 6, Lhum_UNIL_v1.0, whole genome shotgun sequence contains the following coding sequences:
- the LOC105671405 gene encoding zinc finger protein 271 isoform X7 encodes MNSEQHALPATTQAQQEIPVSLPGLNLDGAHLPASVSHLQAAHAQMQQQMQAQAQQQLHQQQQQQPPPQQQQQQQQQSHHQMQNHQNAQNSGPTAHSQSAQRDDNKVKDEGGSCTTERCSDNQVHCQVQCDLQLQPPQDLQQSLMQQQQQQQQQQQQQQIGVSISGNSNTEGGTQNNSEKPEKEKELRQLNMTQFQVPDLKPGGHMMDVRTADGSVVKISAGNEQDLAKTLGVEMVQNMYKVNVEDINQLLAYHEVFGKLQSEIAAGTTLVGSTVPTQTVTTIQNGTPIVQQVQLNKFDIKSSDGEATPGPSASPVSVGSHACEICGKIFQFRYQLIVHRRYHTERKPFTCQVCGKAFSNANDLTRHGKCHLGGSMFTCTVCFHVFANAPSLERHMKRHATDKPYNCTVCGKSFARKEHLDNHTRCHTGETPYRCQYCSKTFTRKEHMVNHVRKHTGETPHRCDICKKSFTRKEHFMNHVMWHTGETPHHCQACGKKYTRKEHLANHMRSHTNDTPFRCEICGKSFTRKEHFTNHIMWHTGETPHRCDFCSKTFTRKEHLLNHVRQHTGESPHRCGFCSKSFTRKEHLVNHIRQHTGETPFRCTYCPKAFTRKDHLVNHVRQHTGESPHKCQYCTKSFTRKEHLTNHVRQHTGESPHRCHFCSKSFTRKEHLTNHVRIHTGESPHRCEFCQRTFTRKEHLNNHLRQHTGDSSHCCNVCNKPFTRKEHLVNHMRCHTGERPFVCTECGKSFPLKGNLLFHMRSHNKGSNAERPFRCDLCPKDFMCKGHLVSHRRSHSDERPHSCPDCGKTFVEKGNMLRHLRKHAAEGPPTQVSTPSAIPQSGVLPIPAAAAVLVGHPLAPPAPPVVPQHTVVVPTPPGVLTSY; translated from the exons ATGAATAGTGAGCAGCATGCATTGCCAGCGACTACGCAGGCACAACAAGAG ATTCCTGTATCTCTTCCCGGCCTTAATTTAGACGGCGCGCATTTACCGGCGAGTGTTAGCCACCTGCAGGCTGCGCATGCACAAATGCAACAGCAAATGCAAGCGCAAGCACAACAGCAGCTGCaccagcagcaacagcaacagccaccgccgcagcagcagcaacagcagcagcagcagtctCATCATCAGATGCAGAATCATCAAAACGCCCAGAATAGCGGACCAACGGCACACAGTCAAAGCGCGCAACGAGACGATAACAAAGTGAAGGACGAGGGCGGCAGCTGCACCACCGAGCGTTGCAGCGACAATCAGGTTCACTGTCAAGTTCAATGTGATCTGCAATTACAACCCCCACAAGATCTTCAACAGAGCTTGatgcaacagcagcagcagcagcaacagcagcagcagcagcagcagatCGGAGTCAGTATCAGCGGAAACTCCAATACCGAGGGAGGGACGCAGAATAACTCCGAGAAACCGGAAAAAGAGAAGGAGTTGCGACAGCTGAATATGACCCA ATTCCAAGTCCCTGATTTAAAACCAGGAGGACACATGATGGATGTAAGAACGGCAGATGGATCAGTTGTGAAAATTAGTGCGGGAAACGAGCAGGATTTGGCTAAAACTCTCGGCGTCGAAATGgtacaaaatatgtacaag GTAAACGTCGAAGATATAAACCAACTTCTGGCGTATCACGAAGTTTTCGGAAAGCTGCAGAGCGAAATAGCGGCCGGAACGACTCTGGTGGGCAGCACCGTTCCTACGCAGACAGTTACCACGATACAGAACGGCACGCCGATCGTGCAGCAAGTTCAACTGAACAAATTCGACATAAAATCGAGCGACGGCGAAGCCACGCCCGGTCCGAGCGCGTCACCAGTGTCGGTTGGCAGCCACGCTTGCGAGATATGCGGAAAGATCTTCCAGTTTCGTTATCAGCTCATTGTACATCGTAGATATCATACGGAAAGAAAGCCGTTCACGTGCCAG GTATGCGGCAAAGCATTCTCGAACGCGAATGATTTGACGCGTCACGGCAAGTGCCACTTGGGTGGATCCATGTTCACTTGCACCGTTTGCTTTCACGTTTTCGCGAACGCGCCTTCGTTAGAACGCCATATGAAAAGACATGCCACCGATAAACCGTACAATTGCACGGTTTGTGGCAAGAGCTTTGCACGCAAGGAGCATCTGGATAATCACACGAGATGTCACACCGGCGAAACACCGTATAG ATGCCAATATTGTTCGAAGACATTCACTCGTAAAGAACACATGGTAAATCATGTTCGCAAACACACTGGTGAAACTCCACATCGGTGTGATATTTGCAAGAAGAGCTTTACTCGCAAAGAACACTTTATGAACCATGTTATGTGGCATACAGGAGAAACACCTCATCATTGTCAAGCATGCGGCAAAAAGTATACGCGCAAAGAGCATCTCGCTAATCATATGCGCTCGCACACGAATGACACGCCGTTCCGTTGTGAAATATGTG GTAAGTCGTTTACGAGGAAGGAGCACTTCACGAACCACATAATGTGGCACACGGGTGAGACGCCGCATCGCTGCGACTTCTGCTCGAAGACGTTCACGCGAAAGGAGCATCTCCTGAACCACGTTCGCCAGCACACGGGTGAGTCTCCACATCGATGCGGCTTCTGCTCCAAATCGTTCACCAGAAAGGAACACCTTGTTAACCACATCCGCCAACACACAG GAGAGACGCCCTTCCGCTGTACATACTGTCCGAAAGCATTTACGCGAAAGGACCACCTGGTGAACCACGTCAGGCAGCACACGGGTGAGTCACCGCACAAGTGCCAGTATTGCACCAAATCCTTCACGCGGAAGGAACATTTGACCAATCACGTGCGTCAACATACAGGCGAATCGCCACACCGATGCCACTTCTGCTCCAAGTCATTTACTCGTAAGGAGCATTTGACGAATCATGTGCGCATCCACACTGGCGAATCTCCACATAGGTGTGAGTTTTGCCAGAGGACGTTCACTAGGAAAGAGCATCTAAATAATCATCTCCGTCAGCATACCGGAGATTCCTCGCACTGTTGCAACGTCTGCAACAAACCATTCACTAGAAAG GAACATCTCGTGAATCATATGCGTTGCCATACCGGTGAACGTCCATTCGTATGCACAGAATGTGGCAAGAGTTTCCCACTGAAGGGCAATCTCCTCTTCCATATGCGATCGCACAATAAGGGCAGCAACGCCGAGAGGCCGTTTCGTTGCGACCTGTGCCCCAAAGATTTCATGTGCAAAGGACACTTGGTCTCGCACAGGCGCTCGCACTCGGACGAACGGCCGCACAGCTGCCCGGATTGCGGCAAGACCTTTGTTGAGAAGGGCAACATGCTGCGACATTTACGCAAGCACGCGGCCGAGGGACCGCCGACGCAAGTTAGCACGCCATCGGCCATACCGCAGTCCGGTGTTCTGCCGATACCGGCGGCGGCTGCGGTTTTGGTCGGACACCCGTTAGCTCCGCCGGCACCCCCGGTTGTGCCGCAGCACACGGTAGTCGTTCCGACACCGCCCGGTGTACTGACGTCGtactaa
- the LOC105671405 gene encoding zinc finger protein 135 isoform X3, which yields MNSEQHALPATTQAQQEDVNAGQSGRPSYPGGLATATASLGNVGSTPHSSADLRVGTAVALASSVAKYWVLTNLFPGPLPQVSVYHHSHHNSSHRSGGGGEASSSKEPASSLNQEMALTSSSHHQQQSTAAHHHHQPSVSSSSHHSSLQSNPQIPVSLPGLNLDGAHLPASVSHLQAAHAQMQQQMQAQAQQQLHQQQQQQPPPQQQQQQQQQSHHQMQNHQNAQNSGPTAHSQSAQRDDNKVKDEGGSCTTERCSDNQVHCQVQCDLQLQPPQDLQQSLMQQQQQQQQQQQQQQIGVSISGNSNTEGGTQNNSEKPEKEKELRQLNMTQFQVPDLKPGGHMMDVRTADGSVVKISAGNEQDLAKTLGVEMVQNMYKVNVEDINQLLAYHEVFGKLQSEIAAGTTLVGSTVPTQTVTTIQNGTPIVQQVQLNKFDIKSSDGEATPGPSASPVSVGSHACEICGKIFQFRYQLIVHRRYHTERKPFTCQVCGKAFSNANDLTRHGKCHLGGSMFTCTVCFHVFANAPSLERHMKRHATDKPYNCTVCGKSFARKEHLDNHTRCHTGETPYRCQYCSKTFTRKEHMVNHVRKHTGETPHRCDICKKSFTRKEHFMNHVMWHTGETPHHCQACGKKYTRKEHLANHMRSHTNDTPFRCEICGKSFTRKEHFTNHIMWHTGETPHRCDFCSKTFTRKEHLLNHVRQHTGETPFRCTYCPKAFTRKDHLVNHVRQHTGESPHKCQYCTKSFTRKEHLTNHVRQHTGESPHRCHFCSKSFTRKEHLTNHVRIHTGESPHRCEFCQRTFTRKEHLNNHLRQHTGDSSHCCNVCNKPFTRKEHLVNHMRCHTGERPFVCTECGKSFPLKGNLLFHMRSHNKGSNAERPFRCDLCPKDFMCKGHLVSHRRSHSDERPHSCPDCGKTFVEKGNMLRHLRKHAAEGPPTQVSTPSAIPQSGVLPIPAAAAVLVGHPLAPPAPPVVPQHTVVVPTPPGVLTSY from the exons ATGAATAGTGAGCAGCATGCATTGCCAGCGACTACGCAGGCACAACAAGAG GATGTAAACGCGGGTCAAAGTGGTCGTCCTTCATACCCAGGTGGTTTGGCTACTGCGACCGCGAGTCTTGGCAATGTAGGGAGTACCCCCCATTCATCCGCGGACCTGCGTGTAGGTACTGCCGTAGCGTTAGCCTCCTCGGTAGCTAAGTATTGGGTCCTCACCAATCTGTTTCCCGGACCGCTACCTCAGGTCTCGGTCTACCACCATTCCCACCACAACTCCTCGCATAGGAGTGGTGGCGGTGGGGAGGCATCATCCTCCAAAGAGCCAGCCTCTTCACTCAACCAGGAAATGGCGTTGACTTCCAGCTCGCATCATCAGCAACAGTCAACTGCCGcccatcatcatcatcagccTTCGGTTAGCAGCAGCAGCCATCACAGTTCTCTGCAGTCAAATCCACAG ATTCCTGTATCTCTTCCCGGCCTTAATTTAGACGGCGCGCATTTACCGGCGAGTGTTAGCCACCTGCAGGCTGCGCATGCACAAATGCAACAGCAAATGCAAGCGCAAGCACAACAGCAGCTGCaccagcagcaacagcaacagccaccgccgcagcagcagcaacagcagcagcagcagtctCATCATCAGATGCAGAATCATCAAAACGCCCAGAATAGCGGACCAACGGCACACAGTCAAAGCGCGCAACGAGACGATAACAAAGTGAAGGACGAGGGCGGCAGCTGCACCACCGAGCGTTGCAGCGACAATCAGGTTCACTGTCAAGTTCAATGTGATCTGCAATTACAACCCCCACAAGATCTTCAACAGAGCTTGatgcaacagcagcagcagcagcaacagcagcagcagcagcagcagatCGGAGTCAGTATCAGCGGAAACTCCAATACCGAGGGAGGGACGCAGAATAACTCCGAGAAACCGGAAAAAGAGAAGGAGTTGCGACAGCTGAATATGACCCA ATTCCAAGTCCCTGATTTAAAACCAGGAGGACACATGATGGATGTAAGAACGGCAGATGGATCAGTTGTGAAAATTAGTGCGGGAAACGAGCAGGATTTGGCTAAAACTCTCGGCGTCGAAATGgtacaaaatatgtacaag GTAAACGTCGAAGATATAAACCAACTTCTGGCGTATCACGAAGTTTTCGGAAAGCTGCAGAGCGAAATAGCGGCCGGAACGACTCTGGTGGGCAGCACCGTTCCTACGCAGACAGTTACCACGATACAGAACGGCACGCCGATCGTGCAGCAAGTTCAACTGAACAAATTCGACATAAAATCGAGCGACGGCGAAGCCACGCCCGGTCCGAGCGCGTCACCAGTGTCGGTTGGCAGCCACGCTTGCGAGATATGCGGAAAGATCTTCCAGTTTCGTTATCAGCTCATTGTACATCGTAGATATCATACGGAAAGAAAGCCGTTCACGTGCCAG GTATGCGGCAAAGCATTCTCGAACGCGAATGATTTGACGCGTCACGGCAAGTGCCACTTGGGTGGATCCATGTTCACTTGCACCGTTTGCTTTCACGTTTTCGCGAACGCGCCTTCGTTAGAACGCCATATGAAAAGACATGCCACCGATAAACCGTACAATTGCACGGTTTGTGGCAAGAGCTTTGCACGCAAGGAGCATCTGGATAATCACACGAGATGTCACACCGGCGAAACACCGTATAG ATGCCAATATTGTTCGAAGACATTCACTCGTAAAGAACACATGGTAAATCATGTTCGCAAACACACTGGTGAAACTCCACATCGGTGTGATATTTGCAAGAAGAGCTTTACTCGCAAAGAACACTTTATGAACCATGTTATGTGGCATACAGGAGAAACACCTCATCATTGTCAAGCATGCGGCAAAAAGTATACGCGCAAAGAGCATCTCGCTAATCATATGCGCTCGCACACGAATGACACGCCGTTCCGTTGTGAAATATGTG GTAAGTCGTTTACGAGGAAGGAGCACTTCACGAACCACATAATGTGGCACACGGGTGAGACGCCGCATCGCTGCGACTTCTGCTCGAAGACGTTCACGCGAAAGGAGCATCTCCTGAACCACGTTCGCCAGCACACGG GAGAGACGCCCTTCCGCTGTACATACTGTCCGAAAGCATTTACGCGAAAGGACCACCTGGTGAACCACGTCAGGCAGCACACGGGTGAGTCACCGCACAAGTGCCAGTATTGCACCAAATCCTTCACGCGGAAGGAACATTTGACCAATCACGTGCGTCAACATACAGGCGAATCGCCACACCGATGCCACTTCTGCTCCAAGTCATTTACTCGTAAGGAGCATTTGACGAATCATGTGCGCATCCACACTGGCGAATCTCCACATAGGTGTGAGTTTTGCCAGAGGACGTTCACTAGGAAAGAGCATCTAAATAATCATCTCCGTCAGCATACCGGAGATTCCTCGCACTGTTGCAACGTCTGCAACAAACCATTCACTAGAAAG GAACATCTCGTGAATCATATGCGTTGCCATACCGGTGAACGTCCATTCGTATGCACAGAATGTGGCAAGAGTTTCCCACTGAAGGGCAATCTCCTCTTCCATATGCGATCGCACAATAAGGGCAGCAACGCCGAGAGGCCGTTTCGTTGCGACCTGTGCCCCAAAGATTTCATGTGCAAAGGACACTTGGTCTCGCACAGGCGCTCGCACTCGGACGAACGGCCGCACAGCTGCCCGGATTGCGGCAAGACCTTTGTTGAGAAGGGCAACATGCTGCGACATTTACGCAAGCACGCGGCCGAGGGACCGCCGACGCAAGTTAGCACGCCATCGGCCATACCGCAGTCCGGTGTTCTGCCGATACCGGCGGCGGCTGCGGTTTTGGTCGGACACCCGTTAGCTCCGCCGGCACCCCCGGTTGTGCCGCAGCACACGGTAGTCGTTCCGACACCGCCCGGTGTACTGACGTCGtactaa
- the LOC105671405 gene encoding zinc finger protein 271 isoform X5 yields MHCQRLRRHNKSSHHQQQSTAAHHHHQPSVSSSSHHSSLQSNPQIPVSLPGLNLDGAHLPASVSHLQAAHAQMQQQMQAQAQQQLHQQQQQQPPPQQQQQQQQQSHHQMQNHQNAQNSGPTAHSQSAQRDDNKVKDEGGSCTTERCSDNQVHCQVQCDLQLQPPQDLQQSLMQQQQQQQQQQQQQQIGVSISGNSNTEGGTQNNSEKPEKEKELRQLNMTQFQVPDLKPGGHMMDVRTADGSVVKISAGNEQDLAKTLGVEMVQNMYKVNVEDINQLLAYHEVFGKLQSEIAAGTTLVGSTVPTQTVTTIQNGTPIVQQVQLNKFDIKSSDGEATPGPSASPVSVGSHACEICGKIFQFRYQLIVHRRYHTERKPFTCQVCGKAFSNANDLTRHGKCHLGGSMFTCTVCFHVFANAPSLERHMKRHATDKPYNCTVCGKSFARKEHLDNHTRCHTGETPYRCQYCSKTFTRKEHMVNHVRKHTGETPHRCDICKKSFTRKEHFMNHVMWHTGETPHHCQACGKKYTRKEHLANHMRSHTNDTPFRCEICGKSFTRKEHFTNHIMWHTGETPHRCDFCSKTFTRKEHLLNHVRQHTGESPHRCGFCSKSFTRKEHLVNHIRQHTGETPFRCTYCPKAFTRKDHLVNHVRQHTGESPHKCQYCTKSFTRKEHLTNHVRQHTGESPHRCHFCSKSFTRKEHLTNHVRIHTGESPHRCEFCQRTFTRKEHLNNHLRQHTGDSSHCCNVCNKPFTRKEHLVNHMRCHTGERPFVCTECGKSFPLKGNLLFHMRSHNKGSNAERPFRCDLCPKDFMCKGHLVSHRRSHSDERPHSCPDCGKTFVEKGNMLRHLRKHAAEGPPTQVSTPSAIPQSGVLPIPAAAAVLVGHPLAPPAPPVVPQHTVVVPTPPGVLTSY; encoded by the exons ATGCATTGCCAGCGACTACGCAGGCACAACAAGAG CTCGCATCATCAGCAACAGTCAACTGCCGcccatcatcatcatcagccTTCGGTTAGCAGCAGCAGCCATCACAGTTCTCTGCAGTCAAATCCACAG ATTCCTGTATCTCTTCCCGGCCTTAATTTAGACGGCGCGCATTTACCGGCGAGTGTTAGCCACCTGCAGGCTGCGCATGCACAAATGCAACAGCAAATGCAAGCGCAAGCACAACAGCAGCTGCaccagcagcaacagcaacagccaccgccgcagcagcagcaacagcagcagcagcagtctCATCATCAGATGCAGAATCATCAAAACGCCCAGAATAGCGGACCAACGGCACACAGTCAAAGCGCGCAACGAGACGATAACAAAGTGAAGGACGAGGGCGGCAGCTGCACCACCGAGCGTTGCAGCGACAATCAGGTTCACTGTCAAGTTCAATGTGATCTGCAATTACAACCCCCACAAGATCTTCAACAGAGCTTGatgcaacagcagcagcagcagcaacagcagcagcagcagcagcagatCGGAGTCAGTATCAGCGGAAACTCCAATACCGAGGGAGGGACGCAGAATAACTCCGAGAAACCGGAAAAAGAGAAGGAGTTGCGACAGCTGAATATGACCCA ATTCCAAGTCCCTGATTTAAAACCAGGAGGACACATGATGGATGTAAGAACGGCAGATGGATCAGTTGTGAAAATTAGTGCGGGAAACGAGCAGGATTTGGCTAAAACTCTCGGCGTCGAAATGgtacaaaatatgtacaag GTAAACGTCGAAGATATAAACCAACTTCTGGCGTATCACGAAGTTTTCGGAAAGCTGCAGAGCGAAATAGCGGCCGGAACGACTCTGGTGGGCAGCACCGTTCCTACGCAGACAGTTACCACGATACAGAACGGCACGCCGATCGTGCAGCAAGTTCAACTGAACAAATTCGACATAAAATCGAGCGACGGCGAAGCCACGCCCGGTCCGAGCGCGTCACCAGTGTCGGTTGGCAGCCACGCTTGCGAGATATGCGGAAAGATCTTCCAGTTTCGTTATCAGCTCATTGTACATCGTAGATATCATACGGAAAGAAAGCCGTTCACGTGCCAG GTATGCGGCAAAGCATTCTCGAACGCGAATGATTTGACGCGTCACGGCAAGTGCCACTTGGGTGGATCCATGTTCACTTGCACCGTTTGCTTTCACGTTTTCGCGAACGCGCCTTCGTTAGAACGCCATATGAAAAGACATGCCACCGATAAACCGTACAATTGCACGGTTTGTGGCAAGAGCTTTGCACGCAAGGAGCATCTGGATAATCACACGAGATGTCACACCGGCGAAACACCGTATAG ATGCCAATATTGTTCGAAGACATTCACTCGTAAAGAACACATGGTAAATCATGTTCGCAAACACACTGGTGAAACTCCACATCGGTGTGATATTTGCAAGAAGAGCTTTACTCGCAAAGAACACTTTATGAACCATGTTATGTGGCATACAGGAGAAACACCTCATCATTGTCAAGCATGCGGCAAAAAGTATACGCGCAAAGAGCATCTCGCTAATCATATGCGCTCGCACACGAATGACACGCCGTTCCGTTGTGAAATATGTG GTAAGTCGTTTACGAGGAAGGAGCACTTCACGAACCACATAATGTGGCACACGGGTGAGACGCCGCATCGCTGCGACTTCTGCTCGAAGACGTTCACGCGAAAGGAGCATCTCCTGAACCACGTTCGCCAGCACACGGGTGAGTCTCCACATCGATGCGGCTTCTGCTCCAAATCGTTCACCAGAAAGGAACACCTTGTTAACCACATCCGCCAACACACAG GAGAGACGCCCTTCCGCTGTACATACTGTCCGAAAGCATTTACGCGAAAGGACCACCTGGTGAACCACGTCAGGCAGCACACGGGTGAGTCACCGCACAAGTGCCAGTATTGCACCAAATCCTTCACGCGGAAGGAACATTTGACCAATCACGTGCGTCAACATACAGGCGAATCGCCACACCGATGCCACTTCTGCTCCAAGTCATTTACTCGTAAGGAGCATTTGACGAATCATGTGCGCATCCACACTGGCGAATCTCCACATAGGTGTGAGTTTTGCCAGAGGACGTTCACTAGGAAAGAGCATCTAAATAATCATCTCCGTCAGCATACCGGAGATTCCTCGCACTGTTGCAACGTCTGCAACAAACCATTCACTAGAAAG GAACATCTCGTGAATCATATGCGTTGCCATACCGGTGAACGTCCATTCGTATGCACAGAATGTGGCAAGAGTTTCCCACTGAAGGGCAATCTCCTCTTCCATATGCGATCGCACAATAAGGGCAGCAACGCCGAGAGGCCGTTTCGTTGCGACCTGTGCCCCAAAGATTTCATGTGCAAAGGACACTTGGTCTCGCACAGGCGCTCGCACTCGGACGAACGGCCGCACAGCTGCCCGGATTGCGGCAAGACCTTTGTTGAGAAGGGCAACATGCTGCGACATTTACGCAAGCACGCGGCCGAGGGACCGCCGACGCAAGTTAGCACGCCATCGGCCATACCGCAGTCCGGTGTTCTGCCGATACCGGCGGCGGCTGCGGTTTTGGTCGGACACCCGTTAGCTCCGCCGGCACCCCCGGTTGTGCCGCAGCACACGGTAGTCGTTCCGACACCGCCCGGTGTACTGACGTCGtactaa
- the LOC105671405 gene encoding zinc finger protein 271 isoform X6 translates to MALTSSSHHQQQSTAAHHHHQPSVSSSSHHSSLQSNPQIPVSLPGLNLDGAHLPASVSHLQAAHAQMQQQMQAQAQQQLHQQQQQQPPPQQQQQQQQQSHHQMQNHQNAQNSGPTAHSQSAQRDDNKVKDEGGSCTTERCSDNQVHCQVQCDLQLQPPQDLQQSLMQQQQQQQQQQQQQQIGVSISGNSNTEGGTQNNSEKPEKEKELRQLNMTQFQVPDLKPGGHMMDVRTADGSVVKISAGNEQDLAKTLGVEMVQNMYKVNVEDINQLLAYHEVFGKLQSEIAAGTTLVGSTVPTQTVTTIQNGTPIVQQVQLNKFDIKSSDGEATPGPSASPVSVGSHACEICGKIFQFRYQLIVHRRYHTERKPFTCQVCGKAFSNANDLTRHGKCHLGGSMFTCTVCFHVFANAPSLERHMKRHATDKPYNCTVCGKSFARKEHLDNHTRCHTGETPYRCQYCSKTFTRKEHMVNHVRKHTGETPHRCDICKKSFTRKEHFMNHVMWHTGETPHHCQACGKKYTRKEHLANHMRSHTNDTPFRCEICGKSFTRKEHFTNHIMWHTGETPHRCDFCSKTFTRKEHLLNHVRQHTGESPHRCGFCSKSFTRKEHLVNHIRQHTGETPFRCTYCPKAFTRKDHLVNHVRQHTGESPHKCQYCTKSFTRKEHLTNHVRQHTGESPHRCHFCSKSFTRKEHLTNHVRIHTGESPHRCEFCQRTFTRKEHLNNHLRQHTGDSSHCCNVCNKPFTRKEHLVNHMRCHTGERPFVCTECGKSFPLKGNLLFHMRSHNKGSNAERPFRCDLCPKDFMCKGHLVSHRRSHSDERPHSCPDCGKTFVEKGNMLRHLRKHAAEGPPTQVSTPSAIPQSGVLPIPAAAAVLVGHPLAPPAPPVVPQHTVVVPTPPGVLTSY, encoded by the exons ATGGCGTTGACTTCCAGCTCGCATCATCAGCAACAGTCAACTGCCGcccatcatcatcatcagccTTCGGTTAGCAGCAGCAGCCATCACAGTTCTCTGCAGTCAAATCCACAG ATTCCTGTATCTCTTCCCGGCCTTAATTTAGACGGCGCGCATTTACCGGCGAGTGTTAGCCACCTGCAGGCTGCGCATGCACAAATGCAACAGCAAATGCAAGCGCAAGCACAACAGCAGCTGCaccagcagcaacagcaacagccaccgccgcagcagcagcaacagcagcagcagcagtctCATCATCAGATGCAGAATCATCAAAACGCCCAGAATAGCGGACCAACGGCACACAGTCAAAGCGCGCAACGAGACGATAACAAAGTGAAGGACGAGGGCGGCAGCTGCACCACCGAGCGTTGCAGCGACAATCAGGTTCACTGTCAAGTTCAATGTGATCTGCAATTACAACCCCCACAAGATCTTCAACAGAGCTTGatgcaacagcagcagcagcagcaacagcagcagcagcagcagcagatCGGAGTCAGTATCAGCGGAAACTCCAATACCGAGGGAGGGACGCAGAATAACTCCGAGAAACCGGAAAAAGAGAAGGAGTTGCGACAGCTGAATATGACCCA ATTCCAAGTCCCTGATTTAAAACCAGGAGGACACATGATGGATGTAAGAACGGCAGATGGATCAGTTGTGAAAATTAGTGCGGGAAACGAGCAGGATTTGGCTAAAACTCTCGGCGTCGAAATGgtacaaaatatgtacaag GTAAACGTCGAAGATATAAACCAACTTCTGGCGTATCACGAAGTTTTCGGAAAGCTGCAGAGCGAAATAGCGGCCGGAACGACTCTGGTGGGCAGCACCGTTCCTACGCAGACAGTTACCACGATACAGAACGGCACGCCGATCGTGCAGCAAGTTCAACTGAACAAATTCGACATAAAATCGAGCGACGGCGAAGCCACGCCCGGTCCGAGCGCGTCACCAGTGTCGGTTGGCAGCCACGCTTGCGAGATATGCGGAAAGATCTTCCAGTTTCGTTATCAGCTCATTGTACATCGTAGATATCATACGGAAAGAAAGCCGTTCACGTGCCAG GTATGCGGCAAAGCATTCTCGAACGCGAATGATTTGACGCGTCACGGCAAGTGCCACTTGGGTGGATCCATGTTCACTTGCACCGTTTGCTTTCACGTTTTCGCGAACGCGCCTTCGTTAGAACGCCATATGAAAAGACATGCCACCGATAAACCGTACAATTGCACGGTTTGTGGCAAGAGCTTTGCACGCAAGGAGCATCTGGATAATCACACGAGATGTCACACCGGCGAAACACCGTATAG ATGCCAATATTGTTCGAAGACATTCACTCGTAAAGAACACATGGTAAATCATGTTCGCAAACACACTGGTGAAACTCCACATCGGTGTGATATTTGCAAGAAGAGCTTTACTCGCAAAGAACACTTTATGAACCATGTTATGTGGCATACAGGAGAAACACCTCATCATTGTCAAGCATGCGGCAAAAAGTATACGCGCAAAGAGCATCTCGCTAATCATATGCGCTCGCACACGAATGACACGCCGTTCCGTTGTGAAATATGTG GTAAGTCGTTTACGAGGAAGGAGCACTTCACGAACCACATAATGTGGCACACGGGTGAGACGCCGCATCGCTGCGACTTCTGCTCGAAGACGTTCACGCGAAAGGAGCATCTCCTGAACCACGTTCGCCAGCACACGGGTGAGTCTCCACATCGATGCGGCTTCTGCTCCAAATCGTTCACCAGAAAGGAACACCTTGTTAACCACATCCGCCAACACACAG GAGAGACGCCCTTCCGCTGTACATACTGTCCGAAAGCATTTACGCGAAAGGACCACCTGGTGAACCACGTCAGGCAGCACACGGGTGAGTCACCGCACAAGTGCCAGTATTGCACCAAATCCTTCACGCGGAAGGAACATTTGACCAATCACGTGCGTCAACATACAGGCGAATCGCCACACCGATGCCACTTCTGCTCCAAGTCATTTACTCGTAAGGAGCATTTGACGAATCATGTGCGCATCCACACTGGCGAATCTCCACATAGGTGTGAGTTTTGCCAGAGGACGTTCACTAGGAAAGAGCATCTAAATAATCATCTCCGTCAGCATACCGGAGATTCCTCGCACTGTTGCAACGTCTGCAACAAACCATTCACTAGAAAG GAACATCTCGTGAATCATATGCGTTGCCATACCGGTGAACGTCCATTCGTATGCACAGAATGTGGCAAGAGTTTCCCACTGAAGGGCAATCTCCTCTTCCATATGCGATCGCACAATAAGGGCAGCAACGCCGAGAGGCCGTTTCGTTGCGACCTGTGCCCCAAAGATTTCATGTGCAAAGGACACTTGGTCTCGCACAGGCGCTCGCACTCGGACGAACGGCCGCACAGCTGCCCGGATTGCGGCAAGACCTTTGTTGAGAAGGGCAACATGCTGCGACATTTACGCAAGCACGCGGCCGAGGGACCGCCGACGCAAGTTAGCACGCCATCGGCCATACCGCAGTCCGGTGTTCTGCCGATACCGGCGGCGGCTGCGGTTTTGGTCGGACACCCGTTAGCTCCGCCGGCACCCCCGGTTGTGCCGCAGCACACGGTAGTCGTTCCGACACCGCCCGGTGTACTGACGTCGtactaa